A stretch of Anaeromyxobacter dehalogenans 2CP-1 DNA encodes these proteins:
- a CDS encoding RluA family pseudouridine synthase yields the protein MIQLTVTADAAGQRLDKLVRKALRDVPLSHVYKMFRTRKVRVNGQRGKADQLVAEGDVVVIRGDEERLLAKAAPAAPGGAPRVTFGVLHEDADLLAVDKPAGLAAHPGTGIEGATLVEMARGYLKTPDDLPPTEFKPSPAHRLDRDTSGVVLVAKHRKAMVRLTETFTSGEGVHKTYLALVKGKMPREAGTIDLPLSEHEQTSKSKAMRGVNFQEALTRWKVVSAAKEISLLAVTIETGRTHQIRRHLEAVGHPVAGDRRYGDFAFNRTARTRWGLRRMGLHAWKLEVPHPLTGAPLRLEAPFPAELAEVLSRANLKLPGSPTGAHAPAARRDGPHRER from the coding sequence GTGATCCAGCTCACCGTCACGGCGGACGCGGCCGGCCAGCGGCTCGACAAGCTCGTGCGCAAGGCGCTGCGCGACGTCCCGCTCAGCCACGTCTACAAGATGTTCCGCACGCGCAAGGTGCGGGTGAACGGCCAGCGCGGGAAGGCCGACCAGCTCGTCGCCGAGGGCGACGTGGTGGTGATCCGCGGCGACGAGGAGCGGCTGCTCGCGAAGGCGGCGCCGGCGGCGCCGGGCGGCGCGCCGCGGGTGACGTTCGGCGTGCTGCACGAGGACGCCGACCTGCTCGCGGTGGACAAGCCCGCCGGCCTGGCCGCGCACCCCGGCACCGGGATCGAGGGCGCCACGCTGGTGGAGATGGCGCGGGGCTACCTGAAGACGCCGGACGACCTCCCGCCCACCGAGTTCAAGCCGTCGCCGGCGCACCGGCTCGACCGCGACACCTCGGGCGTGGTGCTGGTGGCGAAGCACCGGAAGGCGATGGTGCGCCTCACCGAGACGTTCACCAGCGGCGAAGGCGTCCACAAGACCTACCTCGCGCTCGTGAAGGGGAAGATGCCGCGCGAGGCGGGCACCATCGACCTGCCGCTCTCCGAGCACGAGCAGACCTCGAAGTCGAAGGCCATGCGCGGGGTGAACTTCCAGGAGGCGCTGACCCGCTGGAAGGTGGTGTCCGCCGCGAAGGAGATCTCGCTCCTCGCCGTCACCATCGAGACCGGCCGCACGCACCAGATCCGCCGGCACCTCGAGGCGGTGGGCCACCCGGTGGCGGGCGACCGGCGCTACGGCGACTTCGCGTTCAACCGGACCGCGCGGACGCGCTGGGGGCTGCGCCGCATGGGGCTGCACGCGTGGAAGCTGGAGGTCCCACATCCCCTCACCGGCGCGCCGCTCCGGCTCGAGGCGCCGTTTCCGGCGGAGCTCGCCGAGGTCCTCTCCCGCGCCAACCTGAAGCTCCCCGGGTCGCCCACCGGCGCACACGCGCCGGCCGCGCGCCGCGACGGACCGCACCGCGAGCGTTGA
- a CDS encoding Sec-independent protein translocase subunit TatA/TatB, with translation MFGLSFGEIVIIAVLALILLGPDRLPEAAKTIGKGLRQFKQATDDLKDQIETEIYKDDRKVARPSLVPPVPNRPVPGPAGPPPAATAENVPGLEAALVDAEPAAPPAEPAVPAAAPAPTPSPAPSGEGAPPPGTGGTAA, from the coding sequence ATGTTCGGTCTGTCCTTCGGCGAGATCGTGATCATCGCCGTCCTCGCCCTCATCCTCCTCGGGCCGGATCGCCTCCCCGAGGCGGCGAAGACCATCGGCAAGGGCCTGCGCCAGTTCAAGCAGGCCACCGACGACCTGAAGGACCAGATCGAGACCGAGATCTACAAGGATGACCGGAAGGTGGCGCGCCCCTCGCTGGTGCCACCCGTCCCGAACCGCCCGGTCCCCGGTCCGGCCGGCCCGCCCCCCGCCGCCACCGCCGAGAACGTTCCGGGGCTGGAGGCGGCGCTGGTGGACGCCGAGCCGGCCGCGCCGCCGGCCGAGCCCGCGGTGCCCGCCGCCGCGCCGGCCCCCACCCCTTCGCCTGCGCCGTCCGGCGAGGGCGCCCCGCCGCCCGGCACCGGCGGCACCGCCGCGTAG
- a CDS encoding rhomboid family intramembrane serine protease, protein MRSRRSPDLGSAFTFGGRIPSGLGLLLVLILVATVGSWVTRDDTWAALVPGLVLRGQVWRLVSWAFVQNDPLTLLFGGFMLYSIGQQLAFTWSERRLVGTFLGLAAGATAVTVVAALLWFPADRPHLGMWPVVNALLLMWAMMYPDRQVSIWGVLPLTGKTLALLVVFGTVLYGLAGGGLPGLGAFVPHFAALALGFALSRGGRMPTRRWKLQAREWWAEREFRRRSKHLKVIGKDGKGEPPRWMN, encoded by the coding sequence GTGCGCAGCAGACGGAGCCCCGACCTCGGCAGCGCGTTCACGTTCGGCGGCCGCATCCCCTCCGGGCTGGGGCTGCTGCTCGTCCTCATCCTGGTCGCGACCGTCGGCTCCTGGGTGACGCGCGACGACACCTGGGCGGCGCTGGTGCCCGGGCTGGTGCTGCGCGGGCAGGTGTGGCGGCTCGTCTCCTGGGCCTTCGTGCAGAACGACCCGCTCACGCTGCTGTTCGGCGGGTTCATGCTCTACTCGATCGGCCAGCAGCTCGCGTTCACCTGGAGCGAGCGGCGCCTGGTCGGCACGTTCCTCGGGCTCGCCGCCGGGGCGACGGCCGTGACCGTGGTGGCGGCGCTGCTCTGGTTCCCGGCCGACCGCCCGCACCTCGGCATGTGGCCGGTGGTGAACGCGCTCCTGCTCATGTGGGCGATGATGTACCCGGATCGCCAGGTCAGCATCTGGGGCGTGCTCCCGCTCACCGGGAAGACGCTGGCGCTGCTGGTGGTGTTCGGGACGGTGCTCTACGGCCTGGCCGGCGGCGGGCTCCCCGGGCTGGGCGCGTTCGTGCCGCACTTCGCGGCGCTCGCGCTGGGCTTCGCGCTGTCGCGCGGCGGCCGCATGCCGACGCGGCGCTGGAAGCTGCAGGCGCGCGAGTGGTGGGCGGAGCGCGAGTTCCGCCGGCGCTCCAAGCACCTGAAGGTCATCGGCAAGGACGGCAAGGGCGAGCCGCCCCGCTGGATGAACTGA
- a CDS encoding methyl-accepting chemotaxis protein has protein sequence MRPKLAHLGVKRILFLSIAGALAIAGVLTSIAVNREIHVALERAAVHRGEADARVYASALAPALAAGDPARIAARVDEDWDEESFAYVVVVREDWSVAARHLSRNLGRSAEEVVAWHQAAGGAAQPQAPGVLAFTRPVEGAGGGARAGYVLLGLDRDPLDGQAGRAGWYIFALLVGGGMVLAGLVYVFVSRLVLRPLDEMSAVARRVSDCDLTARSAQLGPDELGTLAESLNRIGENLAATLSRVQNVTGGVATVIDRISRTGSAVSSGAGTVTARVVDTSSSMSQMISSLKGIADNVEVLAQSAEESSSSILEMAATNDEVAENIQALAASVEETTAAIEQMTYSIKEVAKNIEDLSATTEETSSSMNEMDVSISQVESNANETARLSEQAQRDAESGAEALSRTLLGIDKIKESSKEAASVIEALGAKIAAIGNILNVIDDVAEQTNLLALNAAILAAQSGEHGKGFAVVADEIKDLAERTGASTKEISELIRAVQDQSRNAIQAMDRGVRNVEEGVRLGQETETALKKIQESSQKSTQMVKAIARATLEQARGSKQVTMAINRIAETVQQIASATAEQARGSEQIMKSAERMKAITKHVERSAQEQARGSKQITRAIESISEMVHHLNRAQKEQTKGSEQVMTAVVQIKQVAEAQTHSVRDLEAAIVDLASQAEVLRGEVRRFRI, from the coding sequence ATGCGTCCAAAGCTCGCCCACCTCGGCGTGAAGCGGATCCTGTTCCTGTCCATCGCCGGCGCGCTGGCCATCGCCGGCGTGCTCACGTCGATCGCGGTGAACCGCGAGATCCACGTCGCGCTGGAGCGCGCCGCCGTGCACCGCGGCGAGGCCGACGCCCGCGTCTACGCCTCCGCGCTCGCCCCGGCGCTCGCGGCCGGCGATCCGGCGCGCATCGCGGCGCGGGTGGACGAGGACTGGGACGAGGAGTCGTTCGCGTACGTGGTGGTGGTCCGCGAGGACTGGTCCGTCGCCGCGAGGCACCTCTCCCGCAACCTGGGCCGCAGCGCCGAGGAGGTGGTGGCCTGGCACCAGGCGGCGGGCGGCGCGGCGCAGCCGCAGGCGCCGGGCGTGCTCGCCTTCACGCGCCCGGTCGAGGGCGCGGGGGGCGGCGCGCGCGCCGGGTACGTCCTGCTCGGCCTCGACCGCGACCCGCTCGACGGCCAGGCCGGGCGCGCGGGCTGGTACATCTTCGCGCTCCTGGTGGGCGGCGGGATGGTGCTGGCGGGGCTCGTGTACGTGTTCGTCTCGCGCCTCGTGCTCCGGCCGCTCGACGAGATGAGCGCGGTGGCGCGCCGGGTCTCCGACTGCGACCTGACCGCCCGCTCCGCCCAGCTCGGCCCGGACGAGCTGGGGACGCTGGCCGAGTCGCTGAACCGCATCGGCGAGAACCTGGCCGCGACGCTGTCCCGCGTGCAGAACGTGACCGGCGGGGTGGCGACCGTCATCGACCGGATCTCGCGCACCGGCTCGGCGGTCTCCTCCGGCGCCGGCACCGTCACGGCGCGGGTGGTGGACACCTCCTCTTCGATGAGCCAGATGATCTCCTCGCTGAAGGGGATCGCCGACAACGTCGAGGTGCTGGCGCAGAGCGCCGAGGAGTCCTCCTCGTCGATCCTGGAGATGGCCGCCACCAACGACGAGGTGGCCGAGAACATCCAGGCGCTCGCGGCCAGCGTCGAGGAGACCACCGCCGCGATCGAGCAGATGACCTACTCGATCAAGGAGGTGGCGAAGAACATCGAGGACCTGTCCGCCACCACCGAGGAGACGTCGTCCTCGATGAACGAGATGGACGTCTCCATCTCGCAGGTGGAGTCGAACGCGAACGAGACGGCGCGCCTCTCCGAGCAGGCGCAGCGCGACGCGGAGTCGGGGGCGGAGGCGCTCTCGCGCACGCTCCTCGGCATCGACAAGATCAAGGAGTCCTCCAAGGAGGCGGCCAGCGTCATCGAGGCGCTCGGCGCCAAGATCGCCGCCATCGGCAACATCCTCAACGTGATCGACGACGTGGCCGAGCAGACCAACCTGCTCGCGCTGAACGCCGCCATCCTGGCGGCGCAGTCGGGCGAGCACGGCAAGGGCTTCGCGGTGGTGGCGGACGAGATCAAGGACCTGGCCGAGCGCACCGGCGCGTCCACCAAGGAGATCTCCGAGCTCATCCGCGCGGTGCAGGACCAGTCGCGCAACGCCATCCAGGCGATGGACCGCGGCGTCCGCAACGTCGAGGAGGGCGTGCGGCTCGGGCAGGAGACCGAGACCGCGCTGAAGAAGATCCAGGAGTCGAGCCAGAAGTCCACGCAGATGGTGAAGGCCATCGCGCGGGCCACCCTGGAGCAGGCGCGCGGGTCGAAGCAGGTGACCATGGCGATCAACCGCATCGCCGAGACGGTGCAGCAGATCGCGAGCGCGACCGCCGAGCAGGCGCGCGGCTCCGAGCAGATCATGAAGAGCGCCGAGCGGATGAAGGCGATCACGAAGCACGTGGAGCGCTCGGCGCAGGAGCAGGCGCGCGGCTCGAAGCAGATCACCCGCGCCATCGAGTCGATCTCGGAGATGGTCCACCACCTGAACCGCGCCCAGAAGGAGCAGACCAAGGGCTCCGAGCAGGTCATGACGGCGGTGGTGCAGATCAAGCAGGTGGCCGAGGCGCAGACGCACTCGGTCCGTGACCTCGAGGCCGCCATCGTCGATCTCGCCTCGCAGGCGGAGGTGCTCCGCGGCGAGGTGAGGAGATTCAGGATCTAG
- a CDS encoding EVE domain-containing protein: MAYWLLKTEPGTYAWSDLVADGTTPWTGVANPQAQTNLRAMKAGDRAIVYHSGEKRAVGIAEVVRTAYPDPTAGGELVCVDVKAVEPLPAPVPLEALKQEPAFEGSVLLRQGRLSVVPLAPAEWRDLASLADVIARTGGLRRKARF; the protein is encoded by the coding sequence ATGGCCTACTGGTTGCTGAAGACCGAGCCCGGCACCTACGCGTGGTCCGACCTCGTCGCCGACGGGACCACCCCGTGGACCGGCGTCGCCAACCCGCAGGCCCAGACGAACCTCCGGGCCATGAAGGCGGGCGATCGGGCGATCGTCTACCACTCGGGCGAGAAGCGCGCGGTGGGCATCGCGGAGGTGGTGCGGACCGCCTACCCGGACCCGACCGCCGGCGGCGAGCTGGTCTGCGTGGACGTGAAGGCGGTCGAGCCGCTCCCGGCGCCCGTTCCGCTCGAGGCGCTGAAGCAGGAGCCCGCGTTCGAGGGCTCGGTCCTGCTCAGGCAGGGCAGGCTCTCGGTGGTGCCGCTCGCGCCCGCGGAGTGGCGCGACCTCGCCTCGCTCGCCGACGTGATCGCCCGGACCGGCGGCCTGCGGCGCAAGGCGCGGTTCTGA
- a CDS encoding penicillin-binding protein 1A → MREPGDPQQPPEEPSSRVVLDGLPPERPLRRRLLRWGLFAAIAAVNAVIVAAVVGWFVFSRGLPDIPTLEQYRPPIITEMISADGQIAGEFFVERRKVVPYARIPRRVIQAFIASEDKNFFEHGGIDLLGTLRAAVKTYVLRSRIQGASTLTQQTAKAILISAEGFDRGTERSLRRKIRELILARRLEARFTKEQILWMYLNGVYLGHHSYGVQSAAENYYRKNVEDLTLEEAALIAGLPQAPSRYSPFSRPEAAAERRRYVLRRMAEEGMITEGERRSAEKAEVKVFGVDDVFRETAPFYVETVRRQVVDRYGNDRLLHDGLRVEMAMDLEKQRAAQAAVLKGLVEVDQRQGFTGPVAKVAGAERTALAARLAKAWPKGTLRPGDFCVGIVDRVDDKAGVVEVEVGETRGVLPISGMRWARRPNPVVSYADSLLSRPSSALHAGDVVVLKRVERAELQRKEAQLGVGRPKDVPEAPVLFSLQQDPTLQGALVAVDPGTAYVTAMVGGYDFEASEFNRAFQACRQPGSAFKPVVYSAAVEKLDYTPATILTDAPIVFRDDESSWKPQNYGEDFKGDVTLRTALVNSMNIPAVKTAEALNAKLGPAGLGDWAKTLGITTPVKQELGSALGSSCVTPWELTNVYALFARYGEKRPSAFVKRVLDRDGRVLEDHADYRDPWVGLDERLAGAVAEVTRPREQVMDPRSAYILVRLMREVATVGTGARAAALGKPAAGKTGTTNDSFDTWFMGFTRDLATGVWLGYDVNVTPLGRYETGGHAALPIWLDFMSAALKGRAQPEFEAPSGIVEVRIDPATGKAVADGAGGVPEPFKQGTEPVLADAEKKQVEVQDLFMQ, encoded by the coding sequence ATGCGCGAGCCCGGCGATCCACAGCAGCCACCCGAGGAGCCCTCCTCGCGCGTGGTCCTCGACGGGCTGCCGCCCGAGCGCCCGCTGCGCCGGCGGCTCCTCCGCTGGGGGCTGTTCGCGGCGATCGCGGCGGTGAACGCCGTGATCGTCGCGGCGGTGGTGGGGTGGTTCGTCTTCTCGCGCGGGCTGCCGGACATCCCCACGCTGGAGCAGTACCGCCCGCCCATCATCACCGAGATGATCTCGGCCGACGGCCAGATCGCCGGCGAGTTCTTCGTGGAGCGCCGCAAGGTCGTCCCCTACGCGCGCATCCCGAGGCGCGTCATCCAGGCGTTCATCGCCTCGGAGGACAAGAACTTCTTCGAGCACGGCGGCATCGACCTGCTCGGCACGCTCCGCGCCGCGGTGAAGACGTACGTGCTCCGCTCGCGGATCCAGGGCGCCTCGACGCTCACGCAGCAGACCGCCAAGGCCATCCTCATCAGCGCCGAGGGCTTCGACCGCGGCACCGAGCGCAGCCTGCGCCGCAAGATCCGGGAGCTGATCCTGGCGCGGCGCCTCGAGGCGCGCTTCACGAAGGAGCAGATCCTCTGGATGTACCTGAACGGCGTGTACCTCGGGCACCACAGCTACGGGGTGCAGTCGGCCGCGGAGAACTACTACCGCAAGAACGTGGAGGACCTGACGCTGGAGGAGGCGGCCCTCATCGCCGGGCTGCCGCAGGCGCCCTCGCGCTACTCGCCGTTCTCGCGGCCGGAGGCGGCCGCCGAGCGGCGGCGCTACGTGCTCCGGCGCATGGCCGAGGAGGGGATGATCACCGAGGGCGAGCGCCGCTCCGCCGAGAAGGCCGAGGTGAAGGTGTTCGGCGTGGACGACGTGTTCCGCGAGACCGCCCCGTTCTACGTGGAGACCGTGCGCCGGCAGGTGGTGGACCGCTACGGCAACGACCGGCTGCTGCACGACGGCCTGCGGGTCGAGATGGCGATGGACCTCGAGAAGCAGCGCGCCGCGCAGGCGGCGGTGCTGAAGGGGCTCGTCGAGGTGGACCAGCGGCAGGGCTTCACCGGGCCGGTGGCGAAGGTGGCCGGCGCGGAGCGGACCGCGCTCGCCGCGCGCCTCGCGAAGGCGTGGCCGAAGGGCACGCTCCGCCCCGGCGACTTCTGCGTCGGCATCGTGGATCGGGTGGACGACAAGGCCGGCGTCGTCGAGGTGGAGGTGGGCGAGACGCGCGGCGTGCTGCCCATCTCCGGCATGCGCTGGGCCCGCAGGCCGAACCCGGTGGTGTCCTACGCGGACTCGCTCCTCTCCCGCCCCTCGAGCGCGCTCCACGCCGGCGACGTGGTGGTGCTGAAGCGCGTCGAGCGCGCCGAGCTGCAGCGGAAGGAGGCGCAGCTCGGGGTGGGCCGGCCGAAGGACGTGCCCGAGGCGCCGGTGCTGTTCTCGCTGCAGCAGGATCCCACGCTGCAGGGCGCGCTCGTGGCGGTCGATCCCGGGACGGCCTACGTCACCGCCATGGTGGGCGGCTACGACTTCGAGGCGTCCGAGTTCAACCGCGCCTTCCAGGCCTGCCGCCAGCCGGGCTCGGCGTTCAAGCCGGTCGTCTACTCCGCCGCGGTGGAGAAGCTCGACTACACGCCGGCCACCATCCTCACCGACGCGCCCATCGTGTTCCGCGACGACGAGTCGAGCTGGAAGCCGCAGAACTACGGCGAGGACTTCAAGGGCGACGTCACGCTGCGCACCGCGCTCGTCAACTCGATGAACATCCCGGCGGTGAAGACCGCCGAGGCGCTCAACGCGAAGCTCGGGCCGGCGGGGCTGGGCGACTGGGCGAAGACGCTCGGGATCACCACGCCGGTGAAGCAGGAGCTGGGCAGCGCGCTCGGCTCGTCCTGCGTCACGCCCTGGGAGCTCACCAACGTGTACGCGCTGTTCGCGCGGTACGGCGAGAAGCGGCCCAGCGCGTTCGTGAAGCGCGTGCTGGATCGCGACGGGCGCGTCCTCGAGGACCACGCCGACTACCGCGACCCCTGGGTCGGGCTCGACGAGCGGCTGGCCGGCGCGGTGGCGGAGGTGACGCGCCCGCGCGAGCAGGTGATGGACCCGCGCAGCGCCTACATCCTGGTCCGCCTCATGCGCGAGGTCGCGACCGTCGGGACCGGCGCGCGCGCGGCCGCGCTGGGGAAGCCGGCGGCCGGCAAGACCGGCACCACCAACGACTCCTTCGACACCTGGTTCATGGGCTTCACCCGCGACCTCGCCACCGGCGTCTGGCTCGGCTACGACGTCAACGTCACCCCGCTCGGCCGCTACGAGACCGGCGGCCACGCCGCGCTGCCCATCTGGCTCGACTTCATGTCGGCGGCGCTGAAGGGCAGGGCGCAGCCCGAGTTCGAGGCGCCGTCGGGCATCGTCGAGGTGCGGATCGACCCGGCCACCGGCAAGGCGGTGGCGGACGGCGCCGGCGGCGTGCCGGAGCCGTTCAAGCAGGGGACCGAGCCCGTGCTCGCCGATGCCGAGAAGAAGCAGGTCGAGGTGCAGGACCTGTTCATGCAGTAG
- the tatC gene encoding twin-arginine translocase subunit TatC — protein sequence MSETVPQLPPPPSPEPEGEVKLSFLDHLRDLRVRMVRAMLGIAIGMGLVGGFVPQIVDHLMKPVRDALPAGRQQLVYTSAIEPMMVYIKVAMYGGVFVAAPWVLWQLWLFIAPGLYKREKKVVFPFLFWGTLLFYLGALFCFELVMPQAFPAMLAFAESDTLSPMLSLSEQLSLVLAMLLGFGVVFEVPVVIAFLSMIGLVQWRTLAKYRRIAIIVNVIAAAIITPTGDPLNLALMAVPMIVFYEVGIVLARILGKKPAADAAPAA from the coding sequence ATGAGCGAAACCGTCCCGCAGCTGCCGCCGCCGCCGTCGCCCGAGCCCGAGGGCGAGGTGAAGCTGTCGTTCCTCGATCACCTGCGCGACCTGCGCGTCCGCATGGTGCGCGCGATGCTCGGCATCGCGATCGGGATGGGCCTGGTCGGCGGGTTCGTGCCGCAGATCGTGGACCACCTGATGAAGCCGGTGCGCGACGCGCTCCCGGCCGGCCGCCAGCAGCTCGTGTACACGAGCGCGATCGAGCCGATGATGGTCTACATCAAGGTGGCCATGTACGGCGGCGTCTTCGTCGCGGCGCCCTGGGTGCTGTGGCAGCTCTGGCTGTTCATCGCGCCCGGCCTGTACAAGCGCGAGAAGAAGGTGGTGTTCCCGTTCCTGTTCTGGGGGACGCTGCTCTTCTACCTGGGCGCGCTGTTCTGCTTCGAGCTGGTGATGCCGCAGGCGTTCCCGGCCATGCTGGCGTTCGCAGAGAGCGACACGCTCTCGCCGATGCTCTCCCTCTCCGAGCAGCTCTCGCTCGTGCTCGCCATGCTGCTCGGCTTCGGGGTGGTGTTCGAGGTCCCGGTGGTCATCGCGTTCCTGTCGATGATCGGCCTGGTGCAGTGGCGCACGCTCGCGAAGTACCGGCGCATCGCCATCATCGTGAACGTGATCGCGGCCGCGATCATCACGCCCACCGGCGACCCGCTCAACCTCGCGCTCATGGCCGTGCCGATGATCGTCTTCTACGAGGTCGGCATCGTGCTGGCCCGGATCCTCGGCAAGAAGCCCGCCGCGGACGCCGCCCCCGCGGCCTAG
- a CDS encoding acetyl-CoA C-acetyltransferase: MNRAGQQDVVFLAAKRTPFGTFGGSLKDLSATDLAVHAAQAAIEQAGAPPADYGHVVVGNVAQTSPDAIYLARHVGLRAGLPEGVPAVTVNRLCGSGFEAVIEAARLIHGGEAELVLAGGTESMSQAPLVLRGTRFGHAFGKTPPLEDMLWSALTDTYAGMPMALTAEKLAERHGIGQDAVDELAVSSQRRWAAADEAGRFREELAPVELRTRKGTVRFEKDEHPRPGTTLEGLRKLPKVFKADGVIHAGAASGIADGAGMLVVASRAYAERRGLRPLGRLVNWGHAGVDPTVMGIGPVPAVRNALARAGATLADLDLIEVNEAFAPQVLAVEQELGLPRDRTNVDGGAIALGHPLAASGARITMHLLYELRRRKARAGLGSACIGGGQGVAVILEPL, from the coding sequence ATGAACCGGGCCGGCCAGCAGGACGTGGTGTTCCTCGCCGCGAAGCGGACGCCCTTCGGGACGTTCGGCGGCTCCCTGAAGGACCTCAGCGCGACCGACCTCGCGGTCCACGCCGCGCAGGCGGCGATCGAGCAGGCGGGGGCGCCGCCCGCGGACTACGGCCACGTGGTGGTCGGGAACGTGGCCCAGACCTCGCCGGACGCGATCTACCTGGCGCGCCACGTCGGGCTGCGCGCCGGCCTCCCCGAGGGCGTGCCCGCGGTCACCGTGAACCGTCTGTGCGGCTCCGGCTTCGAGGCGGTCATCGAGGCGGCGCGGCTCATCCACGGCGGGGAGGCGGAGCTGGTGCTGGCCGGCGGCACCGAGTCGATGAGCCAGGCGCCGCTCGTGCTGCGCGGGACGCGCTTCGGCCACGCGTTCGGCAAGACGCCGCCGCTCGAGGACATGCTCTGGTCGGCGCTCACCGACACCTACGCCGGCATGCCCATGGCGCTCACCGCCGAGAAGCTGGCCGAGCGCCACGGGATCGGGCAGGACGCGGTGGACGAGCTCGCGGTGTCCTCGCAGCGGCGCTGGGCCGCCGCCGACGAGGCCGGGCGCTTCCGCGAGGAGCTGGCGCCGGTGGAGCTCCGGACGCGCAAGGGGACGGTGCGGTTCGAGAAGGACGAGCACCCGCGCCCCGGCACCACGCTGGAGGGGCTGCGGAAGCTCCCCAAGGTGTTCAAGGCCGACGGCGTCATCCACGCCGGCGCGGCGAGCGGTATCGCCGACGGCGCCGGGATGCTGGTGGTGGCCTCGCGCGCCTACGCGGAGCGGCGCGGGCTGCGGCCGCTGGGACGCCTGGTGAACTGGGGCCACGCCGGCGTGGACCCCACCGTGATGGGCATCGGGCCGGTGCCGGCGGTCCGGAACGCGCTGGCCCGCGCCGGCGCCACGCTCGCCGATCTCGACCTGATCGAGGTGAACGAGGCGTTCGCGCCGCAGGTCCTGGCGGTGGAGCAGGAGCTGGGGCTCCCACGCGACCGCACCAACGTGGACGGCGGCGCCATCGCGCTCGGCCATCCGCTCGCCGCGAGCGGGGCCCGGATCACCATGCACCTGCTGTACGAGCTCCGTCGCCGGAAGGCCCGGGCCGGCCTCGGCTCGGCCTGCATCGGCGGCGGCCAGGGCGTGGCGGTGATCCTGGAGCCGCTGTAG